Proteins encoded within one genomic window of Chitinophaga parva:
- a CDS encoding alpha/beta hydrolase-fold protein encodes MKNRLLAIIFLFICTTLHAQTSDNLITVGKKYSIYSNTLKETRTYSVYLPPSYQSNPTKKYFVAYVLDGGRNKFLEVTGIAQSMNSTADLKMQIPELIIVSIENTDRTRDFTPTHSLNYLDAENIAAFNSSGGANAFMQFIGKELMPQIDSSYRTLSKNLIIGHSLGGLFAIHCLLESPGLFNYYILIDPSWFWDHNYIGKRTREVLKAKPDLKARVYIALANNFQEDNRHYKWGHEFYDLLKDSASSNINVKLRYFEDEKHLTVPVPATYYGLRYIFDGFELDINEVCKNPDLINKHDLEMSQKMGVTIKSDERFVNTLGYIALYDRNIPDIAIGIFEINAKNYPSSVNVWDSLADAYLVKGLKEKAKVCYEKILSLQPGNMDAKKKLEKIK; translated from the coding sequence ATGAAAAACAGACTGCTTGCAATTATATTTTTATTTATATGCACAACACTGCACGCACAAACAAGTGATAATTTAATAACTGTTGGCAAAAAGTATTCGATCTATTCCAATACATTAAAAGAGACGCGCACCTATTCTGTCTATTTGCCGCCTTCCTACCAGAGCAATCCAACTAAAAAGTACTTTGTGGCTTATGTCTTAGATGGAGGGAGGAACAAATTTCTTGAAGTGACCGGAATAGCACAGTCAATGAACTCTACAGCGGATTTAAAAATGCAAATCCCTGAATTGATAATTGTATCAATAGAAAACACAGACAGGACAAGGGATTTTACGCCTACACATTCCCTGAATTATTTAGATGCGGAAAACATCGCCGCTTTTAACAGCAGCGGTGGAGCGAACGCATTTATGCAGTTCATTGGAAAAGAACTGATGCCGCAGATAGACAGTTCATACAGGACCCTTTCCAAAAACCTCATCATCGGGCATTCACTGGGAGGCCTCTTCGCTATTCACTGTCTATTGGAATCGCCTGGGTTGTTTAATTATTATATCCTTATAGATCCTTCATGGTTTTGGGATCACAATTATATTGGAAAAAGGACCAGGGAAGTTTTAAAAGCAAAACCTGATCTGAAAGCACGCGTGTACATCGCATTGGCTAATAACTTCCAGGAAGATAACAGGCATTATAAATGGGGACATGAATTTTACGATTTGCTGAAAGACAGTGCATCTTCCAATATAAATGTAAAACTGCGATATTTTGAAGACGAAAAACACCTGACGGTTCCGGTGCCGGCTACTTACTATGGACTTCGTTATATTTTTGATGGTTTTGAACTGGATATAAACGAAGTATGTAAAAATCCCGATCTGATCAACAAGCATGATCTGGAAATGTCCCAAAAGATGGGCGTAACAATTAAATCGGACGAGCGCTTTGTAAATACGCTTGGTTACATTGCATTATACGACAGGAATATTCCTGATATTGCCATTGGTATCTTTGAAATAAATGCAAAAAACTACCCTTCTTCAGTTAATGTCTGGGACAGTTTGGCGGACGCCTACCTGGTAAAAGGTCTCAAAGAAAAAGCTAAAGTATGCTACGAAAAGATATTATCGCTGCAACCTGGTAATATGGATGCTAAAAAGAAACTGGAAAAAATTAAGTAA
- a CDS encoding ABC transporter permease, which yields MIKSFFKTAWRNISKNKLTAFINVFGLAIGLSCSLLIWLWVSDELSYNRFIPGTKDVYEVHINAAFNGDIRTATVTPGPLYEAIQQNIPQAAYATKMTYWRDALFTVGDKALNEKGTYATDDFFKVFPLPAIDGNVNQALASIDQVIITRKIAEKYFNTTHAVGKTILIDNKRNYTVGAVIENLPHNSTLQFDWMINFKVQEEDWMKTWGNLSFFTYVRLRPRADLQHTETVMHSIYKNFAPKGFWSNYPTLQPITDVYLYGDYAKGKPAGGRIEYVKIFSVVAIFILLIACMNFMNLATARASLRAREIGIRKVTGAGKASLVGQFMTESFFTCVLATLFAIVLTWLILPVFNQLFEKQIQLNFLQPQLWYTLAVLVVVTTIVAGSYPALFLASFNPVRILKGNIRTQVGSVTSIRKGLVTLQFALSAFLIVGMLAVSKQVDYIQHKNLGFDKEHIIYLPLAGDLYNKLDTYQGELGKLPYVESSVPVNQLPMDLNSTSGDLSWEGKPADLQTEVVATATGYGFAQTLGIKMMDGRDFSRDYPADSSSYVINEAAAKMMNMQQDAVGRQVKFWNGPGRIIGVMKDFHIASLHTPIKPLILCLTPGNTSYLMIRLRPGQIKEAIAAVNKLTRDFNPAYPFEYHFADETFEQMYRSEMQVNALVKYFGVLAVVISCLGLFGMISFTAERRTKEIGIRKVLGSSVVSIVGLLSLESLRTIVIAMVIAFPLAYWVVNEWLASFAYSTSVGIQLFVIAAVGMLLLSGVTISFQVIKAAMANPAKSLRAE from the coding sequence ATGATCAAGAGCTTTTTCAAAACCGCATGGCGGAATATATCCAAGAATAAACTCACCGCGTTTATCAACGTCTTCGGGCTGGCAATCGGGTTGTCATGCAGCTTGCTGATCTGGCTCTGGGTAAGTGATGAACTAAGCTATAACCGTTTTATCCCCGGGACCAAAGACGTCTATGAAGTGCACATCAACGCCGCTTTTAACGGCGACATCAGGACGGCCACCGTTACCCCCGGCCCCTTGTATGAAGCCATCCAGCAGAATATCCCCCAGGCAGCATACGCTACCAAAATGACCTATTGGCGCGATGCGTTGTTCACCGTGGGCGATAAGGCGTTGAACGAAAAAGGGACCTATGCCACGGATGATTTTTTCAAAGTATTCCCACTCCCTGCCATTGATGGCAATGTAAACCAGGCCCTCGCCTCCATTGACCAGGTGATCATTACCCGGAAAATTGCGGAAAAGTATTTTAACACTACGCATGCTGTAGGCAAAACAATCCTGATCGATAACAAAAGGAATTATACGGTGGGTGCAGTAATAGAGAACCTGCCGCATAACAGTACCCTGCAGTTTGATTGGATGATCAATTTCAAAGTACAGGAAGAAGACTGGATGAAAACCTGGGGTAATCTTTCCTTTTTTACCTACGTGCGGTTAAGGCCCCGGGCAGACCTGCAGCACACGGAAACGGTGATGCACTCCATCTACAAAAACTTCGCACCGAAAGGCTTCTGGTCGAATTATCCCACGCTACAACCCATCACTGATGTGTACCTGTACGGTGATTACGCTAAAGGAAAGCCGGCGGGCGGCCGTATTGAATACGTGAAGATCTTCTCCGTGGTGGCCATTTTCATCCTGCTGATCGCCTGTATGAACTTCATGAACCTGGCCACCGCAAGGGCATCCCTGCGGGCCAGGGAAATAGGCATCCGCAAGGTGACCGGCGCCGGGAAAGCATCCCTGGTGGGGCAGTTCATGACGGAATCGTTCTTTACCTGCGTACTGGCCACGCTGTTTGCCATTGTCCTCACGTGGCTCATACTGCCCGTGTTTAACCAGCTCTTTGAAAAACAGATCCAACTCAACTTCCTCCAGCCACAATTATGGTACACACTCGCGGTGCTGGTGGTCGTGACCACCATCGTTGCAGGAAGTTACCCCGCCTTGTTTTTAGCTTCTTTCAACCCGGTGCGCATCTTAAAAGGCAACATCCGTACACAGGTTGGCAGTGTAACCTCCATACGCAAAGGCCTCGTTACTTTGCAGTTTGCTTTGTCTGCATTTTTAATTGTAGGCATGCTGGCGGTATCCAAACAAGTGGATTACATCCAGCATAAAAATCTTGGTTTCGACAAAGAGCATATTATTTACCTGCCACTGGCCGGCGACCTATATAACAAACTGGACACTTACCAGGGTGAGTTGGGTAAACTGCCTTACGTGGAGTCTTCCGTTCCCGTGAACCAGCTCCCGATGGATTTAAATTCCACCTCGGGCGACCTGTCATGGGAGGGCAAGCCGGCAGACCTGCAAACAGAGGTAGTTGCAACGGCTACCGGGTACGGCTTTGCGCAGACACTGGGTATAAAGATGATGGACGGGCGCGATTTTTCCAGGGACTATCCTGCTGATTCTTCAAGCTACGTGATCAATGAAGCCGCTGCGAAGATGATGAACATGCAGCAGGATGCAGTGGGCCGGCAGGTGAAATTCTGGAATGGCCCCGGCAGGATCATCGGGGTGATGAAAGATTTTCATATCGCTTCCTTGCATACGCCCATTAAACCACTGATCTTATGCCTGACGCCGGGGAATACCAGTTACCTGATGATCCGTTTACGCCCAGGTCAAATAAAGGAAGCAATTGCCGCCGTTAATAAGCTTACCCGTGATTTCAACCCGGCCTATCCTTTTGAATATCATTTTGCCGATGAAACCTTTGAGCAGATGTACCGGAGTGAAATGCAGGTAAATGCCCTGGTAAAATACTTTGGTGTACTGGCAGTGGTTATATCGTGCCTCGGCCTGTTTGGCATGATCTCTTTTACCGCTGAAAGACGGACCAAGGAAATCGGTATCCGGAAAGTACTGGGGTCTTCCGTTGTCAGCATCGTAGGACTGCTTTCCCTGGAATCATTGAGGACCATCGTTATTGCAATGGTCATTGCTTTTCCGCTTGCTTACTGGGTGGTGAATGAATGGCTGGCATCTTTTGCCTACAGCACATCCGTGGGCATCCAGCTGTTTGTGATAGCGGCAGTGGGAATGCTCTTGTTATCGGGCGTTACCATTAGTTTCCAGGTGATAAAAGCAGCGATGGCCAACCCTGCAAAATCATTACGCGCGGAGTGA
- a CDS encoding S41 family peptidase — MRKPMLSPLPILYIVTCLLFACTRGVKHTTPLQDSLLPVEAMQSDADVLWTALSEIHPGFGIYTAPDSMERQYRQLRASLTAPMTEDAFVAKLYPFLCYLGCGHTQVRHSVHYHPATNVFRLPFEVLVQQQRAWITTRRTTKLATGDEIIRMNGVPVAAIIAHGSQLYCGDGYVPSFKELYLSEYDGFEDACNTVYHWQPPYQLTVKGADGALKEVTLNAADTALKEMVIPEDKYAGWRKVDSTGYLGLYFAPAAHTALLEVPVLAYTDTLAMQKSFAQIAKANTKYLVLDMRHNGGGDLRIAMRLLSYLADTDFRIIKDLYCRLPDPSKHRLGADFDSALTENFKASCTPGALVDGHYHMNILPAFGQGYGPLPVAKKDRYRGELIVLTDGGTFSSGALFISALKAQRAHTIFAGRETAGTAEGCNGFAMQELTLPATGIKVEFPWLRVVSMSTPAQKGRGNMPDSVVEYTPADIVAGRDMDLRLAQAIIQRKMAGAAH, encoded by the coding sequence ATGAGAAAGCCAATGCTCAGCCCTTTACCGATCCTTTACATCGTTACCTGTTTGCTCTTCGCCTGTACCCGCGGCGTTAAACACACCACCCCACTACAGGACAGCCTGTTGCCGGTTGAAGCCATGCAATCAGATGCGGATGTGTTATGGACGGCTCTCAGCGAGATCCATCCCGGGTTTGGGATCTATACGGCGCCCGATAGTATGGAGCGGCAGTACCGGCAGCTGCGGGCTTCCCTTACGGCACCCATGACGGAAGATGCCTTCGTGGCCAAATTATATCCTTTCCTCTGCTACCTGGGATGCGGGCATACCCAGGTAAGACACTCTGTCCATTACCATCCTGCCACCAACGTATTTCGTCTGCCGTTTGAAGTGCTCGTGCAGCAACAACGTGCATGGATCACTACGCGCCGCACTACAAAACTTGCTACCGGCGATGAGATTATCCGCATGAACGGCGTACCGGTTGCAGCGATCATTGCGCATGGATCGCAGCTGTATTGCGGGGATGGATATGTACCTTCATTCAAAGAGCTTTACCTTTCTGAATACGATGGTTTTGAAGATGCCTGCAACACCGTGTATCACTGGCAACCACCTTATCAGCTGACGGTGAAAGGTGCAGATGGGGCCCTGAAGGAAGTAACCCTGAATGCTGCAGATACCGCGTTGAAAGAAATGGTGATACCGGAAGATAAATATGCGGGTTGGAGAAAGGTGGATAGCACCGGCTACCTGGGACTTTATTTTGCCCCGGCTGCGCATACCGCATTGCTGGAAGTCCCTGTGTTGGCTTATACCGATACCCTGGCAATGCAAAAAAGCTTTGCGCAAATAGCGAAAGCCAATACAAAATATCTGGTGCTGGATATGCGGCACAACGGCGGCGGCGACCTGCGTATTGCCATGCGCCTCCTGTCTTACCTGGCAGATACAGATTTTCGTATCATCAAAGACCTTTACTGTCGCCTGCCGGATCCTTCCAAGCATAGGCTGGGTGCAGACTTTGATAGTGCACTTACGGAGAATTTCAAAGCCAGTTGCACCCCGGGGGCGTTAGTAGACGGGCATTATCACATGAATATATTACCTGCATTCGGACAGGGATATGGCCCGCTGCCGGTGGCAAAGAAAGACCGTTACCGCGGTGAGCTGATCGTACTTACGGATGGAGGTACATTTTCGTCCGGCGCCTTGTTCATATCCGCATTGAAAGCCCAGCGGGCCCACACCATTTTTGCAGGACGGGAAACGGCGGGTACTGCGGAAGGTTGCAACGGCTTTGCCATGCAGGAGCTCACCTTACCGGCAACCGGGATAAAAGTGGAATTTCCGTGGCTGCGGGTAGTGTCTATGAGCACACCTGCGCAAAAGGGCAGGGGCAATATGCCGGATTCCGTGGTGGAATACACGCCTGCCGATATAGTGGCGGGTCGTGATATGGACCTGCGGCTGGCCCAGGCGATCATCCAACGGAAGATGGCCGGTGCTGCTCATTAA
- a CDS encoding SRPBCC family protein, with product MEVFSLQKRIAINASPAVIWEALTVPAVMQRWIVDVPVQIIITPRCGGQLQFSGDLHGIPFNNHGEILHWKPEQFVQYTYWSSLSQQADVPEHYARISFRLDEPGHLHFAQENILTAPTYHHFNYYWNTALGLIKKVCEEPVQ from the coding sequence ATGGAAGTATTCAGCCTGCAGAAACGCATTGCCATCAACGCATCTCCGGCCGTGATCTGGGAAGCGCTCACCGTGCCGGCGGTCATGCAGCGCTGGATCGTTGATGTGCCTGTACAGATCATCATTACGCCCCGGTGTGGCGGCCAGTTGCAGTTTTCCGGCGACCTGCATGGCATTCCCTTTAACAACCATGGGGAGATCCTGCACTGGAAGCCGGAACAATTCGTACAGTATACCTACTGGAGCTCTTTATCACAACAGGCAGATGTACCGGAGCATTATGCCCGCATCAGCTTCCGGCTGGATGAGCCGGGGCATTTGCATTTTGCGCAGGAAAATATTTTAACCGCCCCCACTTATCACCACTTTAACTACTACTGGAATACGGCGCTGGGGCTGATCAAGAAGGTGTGTGAGGAGCCGGTGCAATAG
- a CDS encoding NAD-dependent epimerase/dehydratase family protein produces MEIKVIITGATGLVGEGVLLECLQNPAVSQVLLVSRKHYPLEHPKLKEALVQDFFHLDTVKDQLKGYDACFYCAGVSSNGMTEADYSYITYDTMLHFAGRLASMNPQMVFCHISGSGTDTTGKSKMMWARVKGKAENAVLKLPFKQTYNLRPGAMKPSVGQRNVKGYYKIINALFPLLRGLFPGSTSTVRAVALAMINCVLQGYHKHTLEVNDIKALAGIK; encoded by the coding sequence ATGGAAATCAAAGTCATCATAACCGGTGCCACCGGCCTGGTAGGGGAAGGTGTGTTACTGGAATGCCTGCAAAACCCGGCCGTGAGCCAGGTACTGCTGGTAAGCAGGAAGCACTATCCCCTGGAACATCCCAAGCTGAAGGAGGCGCTGGTACAGGACTTCTTTCACCTGGACACGGTGAAAGATCAACTGAAAGGATACGACGCCTGCTTTTACTGCGCCGGCGTAAGTTCCAACGGTATGACAGAGGCGGATTACAGCTACATCACCTACGACACTATGCTGCACTTTGCCGGCCGGCTGGCCAGCATGAACCCGCAGATGGTTTTCTGCCACATTTCCGGCAGCGGTACAGATACCACGGGAAAAAGCAAAATGATGTGGGCCAGGGTAAAAGGCAAAGCCGAGAACGCGGTACTGAAACTGCCCTTCAAGCAAACCTACAACCTGCGGCCCGGTGCCATGAAGCCCAGTGTAGGGCAACGCAATGTGAAAGGCTATTACAAGATCATTAATGCGCTGTTTCCCCTGCTGCGCGGGCTGTTTCCCGGCAGTACCAGTACCGTGCGGGCGGTGGCGCTGGCCATGATCAACTGTGTATTACAAGGTTATCACAAGCACACGCTGGAAGTAAACGATATCAAAGCATTGGCCGGCATTAAGTAA
- a CDS encoding LTA synthase family protein has translation MFKTRFSVVGMILILVLCISTITRVVLFAATPSTGMHFGQWLGAMLLGFVYDCAVASFVIIPFVLQLWLQNDFMYRRKVMPWVVAGFAGLLSLLLFTHVVPTDYNKDLSRGVILYIALRFAIYVFLYFMPPSFRLRWRTGVLYFFTVLVTFLLLFNSVSEWFFWQEFSTRYNFIAVDYLVYTTEVLGNIGESYPIVPIVSVVLLLAITIVVWKRQYIRNSVYKSMAFGKRTAVAVLLLLLPAIAYYGVQEKWKDFSNNQYANELAGNGPYQFASAFFQNELDFYKFYQTIPDEAAFRIVRAGLQTPNSHFVNQGPYSIEREITYPQAERHLNVVLISVESFSASFMKAFGSDKNITPYLDTLAGQSLFFTNLYATGTRTVRGLESLSLSIPPTPGQSIVKRPDNAHLFSLGSVFRSKGYTTQYIYGGYSYFDNMKAFFSNNGYTVIDRSAIPASQVHYENIWGVADEDLFTLALHTLDSNYLAGKPFFSHIMTVSNHRPFTYPEGRIDIPPSAQCREGAVKYTDYSIHKFLQEAASKPWFDSTVFVIVADHCASAAGHMELPVTGYHIPMMIYAPRILQPREVSTLTAQIDVAPTILGLLNFHYRSKFFGQDVLNEAPGQERAFISTYQGLGYLRNGKLLVQSPVRKVRTYQPDFNSGNASLLPQDAGFSREGIAWYQCINWQLKHKQQSE, from the coding sequence ATGTTCAAGACCAGATTCTCCGTAGTGGGAATGATCCTTATCCTCGTATTGTGTATTTCCACGATCACCCGTGTTGTACTGTTTGCGGCTACGCCCTCCACGGGCATGCATTTTGGCCAATGGCTCGGTGCCATGTTACTAGGCTTTGTGTACGACTGCGCTGTTGCGAGCTTCGTCATTATCCCCTTTGTGCTGCAGCTTTGGCTGCAAAACGACTTTATGTACCGCCGGAAAGTGATGCCCTGGGTAGTGGCCGGCTTTGCTGGCCTGCTTTCCCTGCTGCTTTTTACGCACGTGGTGCCTACAGATTATAATAAAGACCTGTCACGGGGTGTGATCCTTTATATTGCCTTGCGCTTTGCCATTTACGTATTCCTGTATTTTATGCCGCCATCATTCCGCCTGCGGTGGAGAACGGGGGTACTGTATTTTTTCACGGTGCTGGTCACTTTCCTGCTGTTGTTCAACAGTGTCAGCGAATGGTTCTTCTGGCAGGAGTTCAGCACCCGGTATAATTTTATTGCGGTAGACTATCTCGTGTACACCACGGAAGTGCTGGGTAATATCGGGGAGTCTTACCCCATCGTGCCTATCGTGAGCGTGGTGTTATTACTGGCCATTACCATCGTGGTATGGAAGCGGCAGTATATCCGCAACAGCGTGTATAAATCTATGGCCTTCGGCAAACGTACGGCTGTAGCAGTTTTGCTCCTGCTGCTGCCGGCGATCGCTTATTATGGTGTGCAGGAAAAATGGAAGGATTTCAGTAATAACCAGTACGCCAATGAACTGGCCGGCAATGGCCCTTACCAGTTTGCATCTGCCTTTTTCCAGAATGAGCTCGACTTTTACAAATTCTACCAGACCATCCCGGATGAAGCTGCTTTCCGCATTGTGCGGGCGGGATTACAAACGCCCAATAGCCATTTTGTAAACCAGGGCCCTTACAGCATAGAACGGGAGATCACTTACCCGCAGGCGGAGCGCCACCTGAACGTGGTGCTCATCAGCGTGGAGAGCTTCAGCGCCAGCTTCATGAAAGCGTTTGGCTCTGATAAGAACATCACGCCTTACCTCGACACCCTGGCCGGGCAAAGCCTGTTCTTCACCAATCTTTATGCCACCGGCACCCGCACGGTACGTGGCCTGGAGTCATTGTCGCTCTCCATTCCACCCACGCCCGGGCAAAGTATTGTAAAGCGGCCGGACAATGCGCACCTGTTTTCCTTGGGCAGCGTGTTCCGCTCCAAAGGCTATACCACCCAATACATTTATGGGGGCTACAGCTATTTTGATAACATGAAGGCCTTTTTTAGTAACAATGGTTATACGGTGATAGACCGCTCCGCCATTCCCGCATCGCAGGTACATTATGAAAATATCTGGGGCGTGGCAGACGAAGATCTGTTCACACTGGCCCTGCATACACTGGATTCCAACTACCTGGCCGGGAAGCCTTTCTTCTCGCATATCATGACGGTTTCCAACCACCGTCCGTTCACCTATCCCGAAGGCCGCATAGACATCCCGCCGTCTGCACAGTGCCGGGAAGGTGCGGTGAAATACACGGACTACAGCATTCATAAGTTCCTGCAGGAAGCCGCCTCCAAGCCCTGGTTCGACAGCACTGTCTTCGTGATCGTGGCAGACCATTGCGCCAGCGCGGCCGGCCACATGGAACTGCCGGTTACGGGTTATCATATTCCCATGATGATCTATGCACCCAGGATACTGCAACCTCGGGAAGTGAGCACACTCACAGCCCAGATAGACGTGGCGCCTACTATTTTAGGGTTGCTCAATTTTCATTACCGTTCCAAGTTCTTCGGGCAGGATGTGCTTAATGAAGCGCCTGGCCAGGAGCGGGCCTTCATCAGTACTTACCAGGGCCTGGGGTACCTGCGCAATGGTAAGCTGCTGGTACAATCGCCGGTGCGCAAGGTGCGTACTTACCAGCCGGATTTCAATAGTGGCAACGCATCCCTGTTGCCGCAGGACGCAGGTTTTTCCCGTGAAGGCATTGCGTGGTACCAGTGCATCAACTGGCAGTTAAAACACAAGCAACAATCAGAATAA
- a CDS encoding serine hydrolase: MKTLTFLLLFALCGGRLPAQDAGTIRFTDASGQYLERVVYSDTANLNVQAHFERSLIAYWQAMRPGGDVQTFLQHGNWQFRFFVDDKLVYTENLHHGAGLPPSKQVPALSAPLISSKPRDHWGCYLWGRFLLQGGESALGTGVTHQLKIELRPYLQLDSLQLGPLAASGSVAVTVPPIHIDPAASAIQTIRPGSGWRTSPSSYDTALIRQLNEQILARRFKEITSIIVIRNGQLLLEEYFNGSDRDSLQDTRSVGKSFTSALMGIAIQEHLVKDEKQPLGTFYKLSQFDHYTPQKDSITLEQLLTMSSPFYGNDDLSDSPGNEENMYPTSNWVKFVLDLPLDSSRPQGKPWNYFTAGVVLLGDILQQSTPQGLEQYAATKLFTPLGIHHYQWQYTPQHVPSTAGGLGLRSLDLARFGQLYKNRGNWQGRQIIPASWVKASFQKRAVLPTGPQEYYGYLFWNKTFRVNGKDAETFYSSGNGGNKIFVFTNQPLVIVITATAYGRPYAHPQVDRMMREYLLPAVLP; encoded by the coding sequence ATGAAGACACTTACTTTCCTCCTGCTGTTTGCCTTGTGTGGTGGCCGCCTGCCGGCGCAGGATGCGGGTACCATCCGGTTCACGGATGCTTCCGGCCAGTACCTGGAGCGCGTTGTGTACAGCGATACCGCGAACCTGAATGTGCAGGCCCATTTTGAAAGATCGCTCATTGCCTACTGGCAGGCCATGCGGCCGGGTGGTGATGTGCAAACGTTCCTGCAACATGGCAACTGGCAGTTCCGCTTTTTCGTGGATGATAAGCTGGTGTACACGGAAAACCTGCACCATGGCGCTGGCTTACCGCCCTCCAAACAAGTTCCTGCTCTTTCCGCGCCGCTTATCAGCAGCAAGCCCCGCGACCATTGGGGCTGTTATCTCTGGGGGCGTTTCCTCCTGCAGGGCGGGGAATCCGCGCTGGGCACCGGCGTTACCCACCAATTGAAAATAGAACTACGCCCTTACCTGCAGCTGGACAGCCTGCAACTGGGCCCACTGGCGGCCAGTGGCAGCGTGGCTGTCACCGTGCCCCCGATCCACATAGATCCTGCGGCGTCGGCCATACAAACCATCCGGCCAGGCAGCGGCTGGCGCACCAGCCCATCATCTTATGACACGGCTCTGATACGGCAACTCAATGAGCAGATCCTTGCCCGCCGCTTCAAAGAGATCACCAGCATTATTGTGATCCGCAACGGACAATTGCTGCTGGAAGAATATTTCAATGGCAGTGACCGGGATTCCCTGCAGGACACGCGTTCCGTGGGCAAGTCCTTCACGTCTGCGTTAATGGGCATTGCCATTCAGGAACACCTGGTCAAAGATGAAAAGCAGCCACTGGGTACCTTCTACAAACTTTCCCAATTTGATCATTACACACCGCAAAAAGACAGCATTACGCTGGAGCAACTGCTCACGATGAGCAGCCCGTTTTATGGCAATGATGACCTCAGTGACTCCCCGGGTAATGAAGAAAATATGTACCCTACGTCCAACTGGGTAAAGTTTGTGCTGGACCTTCCGCTGGATAGCAGCCGTCCGCAGGGGAAGCCATGGAATTACTTCACTGCCGGTGTAGTGTTGCTGGGTGATATATTGCAACAAAGCACCCCGCAGGGGCTGGAGCAATATGCTGCCACAAAACTCTTCACACCACTGGGCATTCATCACTACCAGTGGCAGTACACGCCCCAGCATGTGCCCAGCACCGCCGGTGGCCTGGGCCTGCGCAGCCTGGACCTGGCCCGGTTTGGCCAATTGTATAAAAATAGAGGCAACTGGCAGGGCCGGCAGATCATTCCTGCCAGCTGGGTAAAGGCAAGTTTTCAAAAACGCGCAGTGCTGCCCACCGGACCCCAGGAATATTACGGTTACCTGTTTTGGAACAAGACCTTCCGTGTTAATGGCAAGGACGCGGAAACCTTTTACAGTAGCGGCAATGGCGGTAATAAGATCTTTGTGTTCACGAACCAGCCGCTTGTGATCGTGATCACAGCTACGGCTTATGGCCGGCCGTATGCGCATCCGCAGGTGGATAGGATGATGCGGGAGTATTTGTTGCCGGCGGTGTTGCCGTGA
- a CDS encoding SAM hydrolase/SAM-dependent halogenase family protein, with the protein MIRKCITFIAFVSLLLAGLGAWAQNKIVVFQSDFGLKDGAVAAMKGVANGVSPDLKLYDLTHEIPPYNIWEAAYRLEQTVPYWPAGTVFVSVVDPGVGTSRKSVVLKTKTGQFIVTPDNGTLTLVAQSLGIAEVREIDEAVNRRRDSRQSYTFHGRDVYAYTGARLASGTISFEQVGPKLPAEVVTIPYQPAVREGSVIKGSIAILDVQYGNLWTNISGDLFNQLNPQFGDVVHFTIFHKGKQVYKGDAPYCQTFGAVAKGKPLCYVNSLLDLAFALNQGSFAAVHHIGSGAEWSVAVSLTHRK; encoded by the coding sequence ATGATACGTAAATGTATAACGTTCATTGCCTTTGTGTCCCTGCTGCTGGCGGGTTTGGGCGCATGGGCGCAGAATAAGATCGTCGTGTTCCAATCAGACTTCGGGCTGAAGGATGGCGCGGTAGCCGCCATGAAAGGCGTGGCCAATGGCGTATCGCCCGACCTGAAACTGTATGACCTTACGCACGAGATACCGCCTTATAACATCTGGGAAGCGGCGTACCGCCTGGAACAAACGGTGCCTTACTGGCCCGCGGGTACCGTGTTTGTGTCTGTGGTAGATCCAGGCGTGGGCACCTCCCGCAAGTCCGTGGTGCTGAAAACAAAGACCGGCCAGTTCATTGTAACGCCGGACAATGGCACGCTTACGCTGGTGGCGCAGTCGTTGGGCATTGCAGAAGTAAGGGAAATAGACGAAGCGGTGAACCGCCGCCGGGATTCCCGGCAATCTTACACCTTCCACGGCCGCGACGTATATGCCTACACCGGCGCCAGGCTGGCTTCCGGCACGATCAGCTTTGAGCAGGTGGGGCCTAAACTGCCGGCTGAAGTAGTGACCATCCCTTATCAGCCCGCGGTGCGGGAAGGTTCCGTGATCAAAGGCAGCATTGCCATCCTGGACGTGCAGTATGGCAATCTCTGGACCAACATCAGCGGGGACCTCTTTAACCAGCTAAACCCGCAGTTTGGCGATGTCGTACACTTCACCATTTTCCACAAGGGTAAGCAGGTATACAAAGGCGATGCACCTTACTGCCAGACCTTTGGCGCCGTAGCAAAAGGAAAGCCCCTCTGTTATGTAAACAGCCTGCTGGACCTGGCCTTTGCGCTGAACCAGGGCAGTTTTGCGGCTGTCCACCACATAGGCAGCGGCGCAGAATGGAGCGTGGCAGTAAGCCTCACGCACAGGAAGTAG